One window of Leifsonia sp. AK011 genomic DNA carries:
- a CDS encoding ABC transporter permease: MMGTGLGRNLGLIMALLLLVLVGSITGGERFFDFNNFLTLVRFASIIGVLSIGMTFVIIGGGIDLSVGSVLGLASVVATLAAVQTFAAETSWIVMVLIAIAVGALAGFVNGIVISYGKVVAFMATLAMLVAARGLAEILSERRSLIVRDNNFVEVIGRGEFLFIPSLVWIFIIVAAVGWVLLNKTTFGRRTVAIGGNREAARLAGINVKRHTVYLYVLAGLAAGIGAVMILGRTTAGVSTHGQLYELDAIAAVVVGGTLLAGGRGTIIGTVLGVLIFATLTNIFTINNLDTSLQAVVKGVIIVLAVMLQQAVADRGSARKR; the protein is encoded by the coding sequence ATGATGGGCACGGGTCTCGGCCGCAACCTCGGTCTGATCATGGCCCTGTTGCTCCTGGTCCTGGTGGGCTCCATCACGGGAGGCGAGCGGTTCTTCGACTTCAACAACTTCCTCACGCTCGTGCGCTTCGCCTCGATCATCGGGGTCCTGAGTATCGGCATGACCTTCGTCATCATCGGTGGCGGCATCGACCTGTCCGTCGGTTCGGTACTCGGTTTGGCTTCGGTCGTCGCGACCCTCGCGGCGGTTCAGACGTTCGCGGCCGAGACATCCTGGATCGTCATGGTTCTCATCGCCATCGCGGTCGGCGCACTCGCCGGCTTCGTCAACGGAATCGTGATCTCCTACGGCAAGGTCGTCGCCTTCATGGCGACGCTGGCCATGCTCGTGGCAGCACGTGGTCTGGCGGAGATCCTCTCCGAGCGCCGCAGCCTCATCGTGCGCGACAACAACTTCGTTGAGGTCATCGGGCGTGGAGAGTTCCTCTTCATCCCGTCCCTCGTGTGGATCTTCATCATCGTCGCCGCGGTGGGTTGGGTGCTCCTCAACAAGACCACGTTCGGTCGCCGCACCGTCGCCATCGGTGGTAACCGTGAGGCCGCCCGTCTCGCCGGTATCAACGTGAAGCGCCACACCGTCTACCTCTACGTGCTTGCTGGCCTGGCCGCCGGTATCGGTGCGGTCATGATCCTCGGTCGCACGACCGCCGGTGTGTCCACGCACGGACAGCTCTACGAGCTCGACGCGATCGCCGCGGTGGTCGTCGGTGGAACACTCCTCGCGGGTGGTCGCGGAACGATCATCGGCACGGTTCTGGGTGTGCTCATCTTCGCGACCCTGACCAACATCTTCACCATCAACAACCTCGACACGTCGCTGCAGGCGGTTGTCAAGGGCGTCATCATCGTGCTCGCCGTCATGCTCCAGCAGGCAGTCGCAGACCGCGGCAGCGCTCGAAAGCGATAG